Part of the Calditerrivibrio sp. genome is shown below.
TCTTTTGATCTTGCTCTTTTTTCTCTTCTGTTACTTGAAAAAAAAGTTTTTGGTTTATTTCATTTTTCAAATGATGGGGTTGCAAGTAAATATGATCAGGCATTTTATCTTTTGAATAAGATAGGTTGGGATGGTGTGATACATAGAGGAAAAACATCAGAGTTTAATTTAAAAGCTCCAAGACCATCTTTTAGCAAGCTTGACAGTAGTAAAATAGAAAGTATAATGGGTATAAAAATACCTACCTGGCAATCTGGAATAGATAGATGGTGGGAGGAATTTAATGCCGTTTAGTTTTGAAAAGACTTTTTTAGATGGGGTGATATTGGTTACTCCTAAGATTTTTTTAGATGAAAGAGGCTTTTTTTTTGAGAGTTATAAAAAGTCAGATTTTTTCAATATTGGGATAAGAGAGGAGTTTCTTCAGGACAATCATTCCAAATCGATAAAAGGGGTTCTCAGGGGTTTACATTTTCAAAAAGAGCCATATGCTCAAGGGAAGTTAGTTAGATGTGTCCAAGGTGAGATTTTTGACGTTGCTGTGGATATCCGAAAAGATAGTCCTACATTTGGGAAATGGTATGGCACTATTTTAAGTGCGGAAAACAAAAAAATGTTATGGATACCCAAAGGGTTTGCCCATGGATTTCTGACATTATCAGAAACAGCGGAAATTATCTACAAAGTATCAGGAAGTGAATACAACCCTTCTTATGATGCTGGGATTATATGGAACGATCCCTCTATAAATATCGTATGGCCATTGGAAGATTATGGGATCAAAAAGCCGATCCTGTCGTCAAAAGATGAAAGTTTACCATTACTAAAAAATATTGAGGTATAGAGATGGATAATAGATATCAGTGTATTCTTGTAACGGGAGGGGCTGGATTTATCGGCTCCAATTTTATACGATACGTTTTTGAAAATACAGGTTTTGAAGGTAAGATTGTAAACATTGATAAATTGACCTATGCAGGCAATCTTGAAAATCTTGCAGATATAAATGAGAAATATTCTGACAGATATGTTTTCGAATGGGTTGATATTTGTGATTATGACAGAGTGGAGGATATCTTTAAAAGATACAGCCCAGATGCTGTGGTGCATTTTGCTGCTGAATCTCATGTAGATAGATCTATTCACGGGCCAAAAGATTTTATAAATACAAATGTTAACGGTACTTTTAATCTTATCGAAGCTGCAAGGAAATTTTGGCAAAATCGATTCGAAAACACAAGATTTCATCATATAAGCACAGATGAAGTATATGGCTCACTCGGTGATACAGGTTATTTTTACGAAACTACACCCTACGATCCTCGAAGCCCTTATTCTGCATCAAAAGCTGCATCAGATCATTTAGTAATGTCCTATTACCATACTTATGGGCTCAATGTTGTGATAACAAATTGTTCGAACAACTATGGTCCCTATCAATTTCCAGAAAAGCTCATCCCTCTTATGATCTTAAATATGCTCGATGAAAAGCCTTTGCCGGTATACGGCGATGGTAAAAATATTAGAGACTGGTTGTATGTGGAAGATCATTGCAGTGGTATTTGGGCTGTATTAAATAGAGGCAAAACGGGAGAAAAATACAACATCGGTGGTGAAAAC
Proteins encoded:
- the rfbC gene encoding dTDP-4-dehydrorhamnose 3,5-epimerase → MPFSFEKTFLDGVILVTPKIFLDERGFFFESYKKSDFFNIGIREEFLQDNHSKSIKGVLRGLHFQKEPYAQGKLVRCVQGEIFDVAVDIRKDSPTFGKWYGTILSAENKKMLWIPKGFAHGFLTLSETAEIIYKVSGSEYNPSYDAGIIWNDPSINIVWPLEDYGIKKPILSSKDESLPLLKNIEV
- the rfbB gene encoding dTDP-glucose 4,6-dehydratase, whose translation is MDNRYQCILVTGGAGFIGSNFIRYVFENTGFEGKIVNIDKLTYAGNLENLADINEKYSDRYVFEWVDICDYDRVEDIFKRYSPDAVVHFAAESHVDRSIHGPKDFINTNVNGTFNLIEAARKFWQNRFENTRFHHISTDEVYGSLGDTGYFYETTPYDPRSPYSASKAASDHLVMSYYHTYGLNVVITNCSNNYGPYQFPEKLIPLMILNMLDEKPLPVYGDGKNIRDWLYVEDHCSGIWAVLNRGKTGEKYNIGGENEWHNIDLVNKLCEIVAEKLGKPKDYFKRLITFVQDRPGHDRRYAINCDKIKNELGWRQSVTFEEGLNITVEWYLNNKKWVQNIKTGKYLEWLEINYKKR